Within the bacterium genome, the region CCAGGACGCCGGGGGTTCGCGAGGGGAGGAGGTTTGAAGAAAGGGGGTTTCTTCAAATCATCGGAACCGGTTTTGGGGGGGTCCGGTTCCGTTTTTTACGGGGCAGGGGGTCTGCCCTCGTTGCCCGCCTATAGAGCAATCCCGGCGCCAAGTCCGGCCCGCATCGCGAAAAATCTTTCCGCGGTCCCGTCGGCGTTCGCAAACGCCCGATTCGTCCCGCAAATCGGGCGCGGCGGCCGTCGCGCCGGCCCTGCGGCGCGACGCGGCGCTTCTCAATGAACCGCGCCGAAACGGCGCACCCCGCCGCGGTGGCGCGCCGTAAACGATTTCACGCGTCGTCTTGACGTCGCCCGCCCCGCCGGGCCGCCCCTGCGGCCGCCCCTCCGCCCGCCCCGTCCGCCGGCGGACGGGCCCCGACCAACACGCTCGGCTTCACGTCGAACAAATCGTTGCCCGCGCGGGAACTGCCGCCACGTTTAGAAATCGGTCCGGCCCCGCGCCGCCGTCGCCCCCGGCGGAGAGACAATCATCGTCGGCCGGTTCGCGCGGCCCCGCCGACCGCCCAAACAGAGGAGGAACGGCCGTGCCCGACGACGTTCCGCTCGCCCTTCCCGCCGGCGCCTCGCTGACGCTCCCTCCGCCTCCCGGCGCTGGGGCGGTCCTGACGCCCGAAGCCCTGTCGTTCGTCGTGAACCTCGTCCGCGAGTTCCGTCCGCGCCGCGACGCACTGCTCCGCCGCCGGCGGGAGATCCAGACCCGCCTCGACGAGGGGATGCTGCCCGACTTCCTCGACGCCACCGCCGGCGTCCGCGCCGCCGACTGGACCGGCGCCTCGATCCCCGACGACCTGATGGACCGCCGGGTCGAGATCACCGGCCCGGTGGACCGCAAGATGATCATCAACGCCCTCAACTCGGGGGCCAGCGTCTTCATGGCCGACCTCGAGGACGCCAACTCCCCGACGTGGGAGAACGTGACCCTCGGTCAGGCCAACCTGCGCGACGCGGTGCG harbors:
- a CDS encoding malate synthase A; the protein is MTLPPPPGAGAVLTPEALSFVVNLVREFRPRRDALLRRRREIQTRLDEGMLPDFLDATAGVRAADWTGASIPDDLMDRRVEITGPVDRKMIINALNSGASVFMADLEDANSPTWENVTLGQANLRDAVRRTIAFAGPDGKAYALGERTATLMVRPRGWHLDEKHVLVDGRPAPAALVDFGLYFFHNAEEL